A DNA window from Bradyrhizobium barranii subsp. barranii contains the following coding sequences:
- a CDS encoding N-acetylmuramoyl-L-alanine amidase, translated as MTSRTNQRVLLGCALLCAAALVCADSWRLSAAESQPQPSVAVANFPTASAARLAGDGKQTRFILDIDQAVTFRAVTLADPYRVVVDVPQVNFQLPAGTGVEGRGLVKAFRYGLVMPGGSRIVFDLTGPAKIAKSYVLEAANGQPARLVLELEEVDRAAFVQSLVPEKRPELRPAIADAPPATVPAAAAPEAGQQKADGRPIVVIDPGHGGIDNGTQSGGESEKNLVLAFGLALRDQLDKTGKFRVVMTRDDDTFIPLNDRVKVARGLKAALFVSIHADALPKAEGDAQGATIYTLSDKASDAEAQRLADAENRADAIAGFNLAEEPTDVADILIDLTQRETRTFSSRFARLLMGEMKSSVRMHKHPLKSAGFRVLKAPDVPSVLVEIGYVSNKGDLEHLVSEGWRSKAVGSMAQAIDGFLTKRMATAGSSN; from the coding sequence GTGACGAGCCGCACAAATCAAAGGGTTTTGCTGGGATGCGCGCTTCTGTGCGCCGCAGCATTGGTATGCGCTGATTCCTGGCGCCTGAGCGCGGCGGAAAGCCAGCCGCAACCCTCTGTTGCGGTAGCGAATTTTCCAACCGCGTCCGCCGCCCGGCTGGCCGGCGATGGCAAGCAGACCCGTTTCATCCTCGACATCGATCAGGCCGTCACATTCCGCGCCGTGACGCTCGCCGACCCGTATCGGGTGGTGGTCGATGTGCCCCAGGTCAATTTTCAACTGCCCGCGGGCACCGGGGTCGAGGGGCGGGGACTGGTCAAGGCCTTCCGCTACGGGCTGGTCATGCCCGGCGGCTCGCGAATCGTGTTCGATCTGACAGGCCCGGCCAAGATCGCCAAGTCCTACGTGCTGGAGGCCGCCAATGGCCAGCCAGCCCGGCTCGTGCTCGAGCTGGAGGAGGTCGACCGTGCCGCCTTCGTGCAGTCGCTCGTCCCCGAGAAACGTCCCGAACTGCGGCCCGCAATCGCCGACGCGCCGCCGGCAACGGTTCCGGCCGCCGCAGCTCCGGAAGCCGGGCAGCAAAAGGCCGACGGGCGCCCGATCGTCGTGATCGATCCCGGCCATGGCGGCATCGACAACGGCACGCAGTCGGGCGGCGAGAGCGAGAAGAACCTGGTGCTGGCCTTCGGCCTGGCGCTGCGCGACCAGCTGGACAAGACCGGCAAATTCCGCGTGGTGATGACACGGGATGACGACACTTTCATTCCGCTCAACGACCGGGTCAAAGTCGCCCGCGGGCTCAAGGCCGCCTTGTTCGTCTCGATTCACGCCGATGCGCTGCCGAAGGCCGAGGGCGATGCGCAGGGCGCGACCATCTACACGCTGTCCGACAAGGCCTCCGACGCCGAGGCGCAGCGACTGGCGGATGCGGAAAACCGGGCGGACGCGATCGCCGGTTTCAACCTCGCGGAGGAGCCGACCGACGTCGCCGACATCCTGATCGACCTCACCCAGCGGGAAACTCGTACCTTTTCAAGCCGTTTTGCCCGCCTGTTGATGGGCGAAATGAAGTCGTCCGTGCGGATGCACAAGCATCCCCTGAAGTCGGCCGGCTTCCGGGTCCTCAAGGCGCCGGACGTGCCGTCGGTGCTGGTCGAGATCGGCTATGTCTCCAACAAGGGCGACCTCGAGCATCTGGTCTCGGAGGGGTGGCGGTCCAAGGCCGTGGGCTCGATGGCGCAGGCGATCGACGGGTTCCTGACCAAGCGGATGGCCACGGCCGGATCGTCAAATTGA
- a CDS encoding penicillin-binding protein 1A, with translation MRLLVRFMGFLFAAGTVVFLVGVGAVAGLIWHFSKDLPDYSQLQDYEPPVMTRVHAVDGSLLGEYAKERRLYLPIQAVPKLVINAFLAAEDKNFYEHGGIDYTGMARAGVLFIQNYGSNRRPQGASTITQQVAKNFLLTNEVSFARKIKEALLAMRIEKTYSKDKILELYLNEIYLGLGAYGIAAASLVYFDKSVNELTVAEASYLAALPKMPATLHPVRNRDRAIERRNYVIDRLLENGWIKQADADKARKEPLAVTNRSNGAHTFAGEYFAEEVRRDIFERYGEKKLYEGGLSVRTTLDPKIQVMARKAMVAGLVNYDEQQGYRGAMSKLDISGDWGVKLAEIKSLSDISPWRMAVVLETSDQSARIGFQPNRELGGAISKQRETGIVTVDGVRWARAAQGNAKGKTPTSVAQVLQPGDVIYADPLYTKEGQPVEGQYRLRQIPEVSGAMVAMDPWTGRVLAMVGGFSFDQSQFNRATQAYRQPGSSFKPIVYSAALDNGYTPSTVVLDAPIEIDQGQGAGVWRPENFSSGKFQGPVTLRNALRQSLNTVTVRLAQDIGMPLIGEYARRFGVYDELPNYLSYALGAGETTAMRMVTAYSMLANGGRRVKPTLIDRIQDRYGRTIFKHDQRECRGCDAPGGWKNQAEPQLIDRREQVLDSMTAYQITELMEGVVQAGTATVVKEVGKPIAGKTGTTNEAKDAWFVGFSPDVAVAIYMGYDKPRALGRGNAATGGHLAAPIARDFLKLALADKPAVPFKVPAGIKLVRVVSKTGMRAGPGETGGTILEAFKPGTAPPDNYSVIGVADADGRGGVPASQQQQPDSGFFMRPGTGGLY, from the coding sequence ATGCGCTTGCTGGTGCGGTTCATGGGCTTCCTGTTCGCCGCGGGAACGGTGGTGTTCCTTGTCGGTGTCGGGGCCGTGGCAGGCCTGATCTGGCATTTCTCCAAGGACTTGCCCGACTACTCTCAGCTTCAGGATTACGAGCCGCCGGTGATGACCCGCGTGCACGCGGTCGACGGCTCGCTGCTCGGCGAATACGCCAAGGAGCGGCGGCTGTACTTGCCGATCCAGGCGGTGCCGAAGCTCGTGATCAACGCCTTCCTCGCGGCCGAGGACAAGAATTTCTACGAGCATGGCGGCATCGACTACACCGGCATGGCGCGCGCCGGCGTGCTCTTCATCCAGAACTACGGCTCGAACCGGCGTCCGCAGGGCGCCTCCACGATCACCCAGCAGGTCGCCAAGAACTTCCTTCTGACCAACGAGGTCTCCTTCGCCCGCAAGATCAAGGAAGCCTTGCTGGCGATGCGCATCGAGAAGACCTACTCGAAGGACAAGATCCTCGAGCTGTATCTGAACGAGATCTATCTCGGCCTCGGCGCCTACGGCATCGCGGCCGCTTCGCTGGTGTATTTCGACAAGTCGGTGAACGAGCTGACGGTCGCTGAAGCGTCCTATCTCGCCGCGCTGCCGAAGATGCCCGCGACGCTGCATCCGGTCCGCAACCGCGATCGCGCCATCGAGCGCCGCAACTACGTGATCGACCGTCTGCTGGAGAACGGCTGGATCAAGCAGGCCGATGCCGACAAGGCGCGCAAGGAGCCGCTGGCCGTCACCAACCGTTCAAACGGCGCTCACACCTTCGCCGGTGAATATTTCGCCGAGGAAGTCCGCCGCGACATCTTCGAGCGCTACGGCGAGAAGAAGCTTTATGAGGGCGGTCTGTCCGTCCGCACCACGCTCGATCCGAAGATCCAGGTCATGGCGCGCAAGGCCATGGTCGCCGGCCTCGTGAACTATGACGAGCAGCAGGGCTATCGCGGCGCCATGAGCAAGCTCGATATTTCGGGCGATTGGGGCGTGAAGCTCGCCGAGATCAAGTCGCTCTCCGACATCTCGCCATGGCGCATGGCGGTGGTGCTGGAGACCAGCGACCAGTCCGCGCGCATCGGCTTCCAGCCGAACCGCGAGCTCGGCGGCGCCATCAGCAAGCAGCGCGAGACCGGCATCGTCACGGTCGACGGCGTGCGCTGGGCGAGGGCGGCCCAGGGCAACGCCAAGGGCAAGACTCCGACGTCGGTGGCGCAGGTGTTGCAGCCCGGCGACGTGATCTATGCCGATCCGCTCTACACCAAGGAAGGACAGCCGGTCGAAGGCCAGTACCGCCTGCGCCAGATCCCCGAAGTGTCCGGTGCGATGGTGGCGATGGATCCCTGGACCGGCCGCGTGCTCGCGATGGTCGGCGGCTTCTCGTTCGACCAGAGCCAGTTCAACCGCGCGACGCAGGCCTACCGGCAGCCGGGTTCGTCGTTCAAGCCGATCGTCTATTCGGCCGCGCTCGACAACGGCTATACGCCCTCGACCGTGGTGCTCGACGCGCCCATTGAAATCGACCAGGGCCAGGGCGCCGGCGTGTGGCGGCCCGAAAACTTCTCGTCCGGCAAATTCCAGGGACCCGTCACGCTGCGCAACGCGCTGCGGCAGTCGCTCAACACCGTGACCGTGCGCCTCGCGCAGGACATCGGCATGCCCCTGATCGGCGAATATGCGCGCCGCTTTGGCGTCTATGACGAATTGCCGAACTATCTGTCCTACGCGCTCGGCGCCGGCGAGACCACGGCGATGCGCATGGTCACGGCCTATTCGATGCTCGCCAATGGCGGTCGCCGGGTGAAGCCGACCTTGATCGACCGCATCCAGGACCGTTACGGCCGCACCATCTTCAAGCACGACCAGCGCGAATGCCGCGGCTGCGACGCGCCGGGCGGGTGGAAGAACCAGGCCGAGCCGCAGCTGATCGACCGCCGCGAGCAGGTGCTGGATTCCATGACCGCCTATCAGATCACCGAGCTGATGGAAGGCGTGGTCCAGGCCGGTACCGCAACCGTGGTCAAGGAGGTCGGCAAGCCGATCGCCGGCAAGACCGGCACCACCAACGAGGCCAAGGACGCCTGGTTCGTCGGCTTCTCGCCCGACGTCGCCGTCGCGATCTATATGGGCTACGACAAGCCGCGCGCGCTCGGTAGGGGCAACGCCGCGACCGGCGGCCATCTGGCCGCACCCATCGCGCGCGACTTCCTCAAGCTTGCGCTCGCCGACAAGCCCGCCGTTCCGTTCAAGGTGCCGGCCGGCATCAAGCTCGTGCGCGTCGTCTCCAAGACCGGTATGCGCGCTGGTCCCGGCGAGACCGGCGGAACCATCCTCGAAGCCTTCAAGCCGGGCACGGCGCCGCCGGACAACTACTCGGTCATCGGCGTCGCCGATGCCGACGGGCGCGGCGGCGTGCCGGCGTCGCAGCAGCAGCAGCCGGATTCCGGCTTCTTCATGCGGCCGGGCACCGGCGGGCTGTACTAG
- the prfB gene encoding peptide chain release factor 2 (programmed frameshift), with protein MRAEIERLVEEIKQSVGLLRRHLDVEKSTARLAELNKLAEDPNLWNDPQKAQKLMQERTSLEDSLSGIGKVEQELEDDIGMIELGEAEGDAGVVTEAETALKNLKKEVARRELEALLSGEADRFDSYLEVHAGAGGTESQDWAQMLLRMYTRWAETHGFKVEFLEESEGEEAGIKSATIQVSGHNAYGWLKTEAGVHRLVRISPFDSNARRHTSFSSVQVFPVIDDSIKIDIKEADVRVDTMRSGGAGGQHVNKTESAVRLTHIPTGVAVVCQAGRSQHKNRAQAWDMLRARLYEIELKKREEKAAADQAAKTDIGWGHQIRSYVLQPYQMVKDLRTGVQTSDTSGVLNGELDDFMAATLAQRAFGTTGADIEDVD; from the exons ATGCGCGCCGAAATCGAACGGTTGGTAGAAGAGATCAAGCAGTCAGTCGGGCTGCTGAGGAGGCATCTT GACGTCGAGAAATCGACGGCGCGCCTCGCTGAGCTGAACAAGCTCGCAGAAGATCCCAACCTCTGGAACGATCCCCAGAAAGCCCAGAAGCTGATGCAGGAGCGCACCTCGCTTGAGGATTCGCTCTCGGGCATCGGCAAGGTCGAGCAGGAGCTCGAAGACGACATCGGCATGATCGAGCTCGGCGAGGCCGAGGGCGATGCCGGCGTCGTCACTGAGGCCGAAACCGCGCTGAAGAACCTGAAGAAGGAAGTCGCCCGGCGCGAGCTCGAGGCGCTGCTGTCGGGTGAGGCCGATCGCTTCGATTCCTATCTCGAAGTCCATGCCGGCGCCGGCGGCACCGAGAGCCAGGACTGGGCGCAGATGCTGCTGCGCATGTACACGCGCTGGGCCGAGACGCACGGCTTCAAGGTCGAATTCCTCGAAGAGTCCGAGGGCGAAGAGGCCGGCATCAAGTCCGCGACGATCCAGGTCTCGGGCCACAACGCCTATGGTTGGCTGAAGACGGAGGCGGGCGTGCACCGGTTGGTGCGCATCTCGCCGTTCGATTCCAACGCGCGGCGGCACACCTCGTTTTCGAGCGTGCAGGTGTTCCCCGTCATCGACGACAGCATCAAGATCGACATCAAGGAAGCCGACGTCCGCGTCGACACCATGCGCTCGGGCGGCGCCGGCGGCCAGCACGTCAACAAGACCGAATCCGCGGTGCGCCTGACGCATATTCCGACCGGCGTTGCCGTGGTCTGCCAGGCCGGCCGCTCCCAGCACAAGAACCGGGCGCAGGCGTGGGACATGCTGCGCGCGCGGCTTTACGAGATCGAGCTGAAGAAGCGCGAGGAGAAGGCTGCCGCCGACCAGGCCGCCAAGACCGATATCGGCTGGGGTCACCAGATCCGCTCCTACGTGCTGCAGCCCTACCAGATGGTGAAGGATTTGCGCACCGGCGTGCAGACGTCCGACACGTCGGGCGTGCTGAACGGCGAGCTCGACGACTTCATGGCCGCAACGCTGGCGCAGCGCGCCTTCGGCACCACCGGCGCCGACATCGAGGACGTCGACTGA
- a CDS encoding NAD(P)-dependent oxidoreductase produces MSRVAFIGLGRMGHGMAGRYLDAGFTVTLWNRSKAKAEDLIARGAHWATSPEDAAIDADAVVTMVADDDASRAVWLGPEGAAKTAKAGTIAIECSTVSYDHAREMGRELNARGLIYIDCPVTGLPDAAAAGKLTLLAGADAADLERARPFLEPIGSTIRHFGAVGSGTVYKLINNLLGAIQIAGLAEGLAIAEQAGLDMNLVLESIQAGVAASPQVQRHSRRMVARDFSGATFTAALRHKDAAYAVRLAESLLADKPLVSRAAVESYAQAKAAMPDDDEGKMIELVSRPKKPT; encoded by the coding sequence ATGTCCCGCGTCGCCTTCATCGGGTTGGGGCGGATGGGCCACGGCATGGCCGGGCGCTATCTCGATGCCGGCTTCACGGTGACGCTGTGGAATCGCAGCAAGGCAAAAGCGGAGGACCTGATCGCGCGCGGTGCGCATTGGGCGACCTCGCCTGAGGATGCCGCGATCGATGCCGATGCGGTCGTGACCATGGTCGCCGACGACGACGCCTCGCGCGCGGTCTGGCTCGGGCCCGAGGGCGCGGCCAAGACGGCAAAGGCCGGCACCATTGCGATCGAGTGCTCCACCGTCTCCTATGACCACGCCCGCGAGATGGGCCGCGAACTGAACGCGCGCGGGCTGATCTACATCGACTGCCCCGTGACGGGATTGCCGGATGCGGCAGCGGCCGGAAAGCTGACGCTGCTCGCCGGCGCCGACGCAGCTGATCTCGAACGTGCGCGGCCGTTTCTCGAACCGATCGGCTCGACCATCCGCCATTTCGGCGCGGTCGGCTCCGGCACCGTCTACAAGCTCATCAACAATCTCCTGGGCGCGATCCAGATCGCGGGCCTTGCCGAAGGCCTCGCCATCGCCGAGCAGGCCGGGCTCGACATGAACCTGGTGCTGGAATCGATCCAGGCCGGCGTCGCGGCAAGCCCGCAGGTGCAGCGTCACTCCAGGCGCATGGTCGCCCGCGATTTCAGCGGCGCGACGTTTACGGCGGCGCTGCGGCACAAGGATGCCGCCTACGCGGTGAGGCTCGCCGAAAGCCTGCTCGCCGACAAGCCGCTGGTCTCGCGCGCTGCGGTCGAGTCCTACGCGCAGGCGAAGGCCGCAATGCCCGACGACGATGAAGGCAAGATGATCGAGCTGGTGTCGCGGCCGAAGAAGCCGACCTAG
- a CDS encoding DMT family transporter — protein sequence MGQPRSDRGLGIALVIAAAVAWSTAPFFTRLLPFDPWTILFWRGLFAGSLITVFLVVMQGRAALWQLVVPGKGGLLVASLSAVGMVSFIPALQMTKVMNVAVLIATQPFVAAVLAWLWLGEAATWRTLAASLIAFAGVVITVGGVQAGADLGGVALSCLMVLAISAMTVVVRRHRETSMVAAAALSNFMGSLVSLPFAHDIAHVGGNGLAILAMFGCLQVALGLTFYMLGSRLLPSGQASLIATLETPLMPFWIWVAFRELPAVHALIGGVLVIGAVVADIAGDGRSRRSS from the coding sequence ATGGGGCAGCCTCGTTCGGATCGCGGTCTCGGCATTGCCCTCGTCATCGCTGCCGCAGTTGCCTGGAGCACGGCGCCGTTCTTCACGCGCCTCTTGCCGTTCGACCCCTGGACCATCCTGTTCTGGCGAGGCCTGTTCGCGGGCAGCCTGATCACGGTCTTTCTCGTCGTGATGCAGGGTCGCGCTGCGCTGTGGCAATTGGTCGTGCCGGGGAAGGGCGGCCTGCTCGTCGCGTCCTTGTCCGCGGTCGGCATGGTCTCGTTCATTCCCGCGCTTCAGATGACCAAGGTCATGAACGTCGCCGTGCTGATCGCCACCCAGCCCTTCGTTGCGGCTGTGCTGGCGTGGCTGTGGCTCGGCGAAGCCGCGACGTGGCGTACGCTGGCCGCGAGCCTGATTGCCTTTGCCGGCGTGGTCATCACGGTCGGCGGTGTGCAAGCCGGCGCCGATCTCGGCGGCGTCGCGCTGAGCTGCCTGATGGTGCTTGCCATCTCCGCCATGACCGTCGTGGTCCGGCGCCATCGCGAGACGTCGATGGTGGCCGCGGCCGCGCTGTCGAACTTCATGGGAAGCCTCGTCAGCCTTCCCTTCGCCCACGACATCGCCCATGTCGGCGGCAATGGCCTTGCGATCCTCGCGATGTTCGGCTGCCTCCAGGTCGCGCTCGGCCTGACCTTCTACATGCTCGGCTCGCGCTTGCTGCCATCAGGGCAGGCCTCGCTGATCGCGACGCTGGAAACGCCGCTGATGCCGTTTTGGATCTGGGTGGCCTTCCGGGAGTTGCCCGCCGTGCATGCGCTCATTGGCGGCGTTCTGGTGATTGGAGCGGTTGTCGCCGATATTGCCGGTGACGGCCGCTCGCGGCGCTCCTCCTGA
- a CDS encoding DMT family transporter — MSPNDNRIDARDWSLLAVLSVLWGGSFFFNGAALRELPPLTLVFLRVALGAAILLPLLRMQGIGLPKGVTGWKPFVAIGLLNNVIPFSLIVLGQTFIPSGLASILNATTPLFTVMVMAAAGEEALQMRRVAGVALGLAGVIILRGWGIETRPGQGLGILLCLGGAFSYGFAALAARRLLKDAPPLGTATFQLMASTVMMAVVAGAMEQPWHLSMPGLTTWLAVLGLAALSTALAYIVFFQIIRRSGATNVMLVTLLIPVTAILLGWLVLGEPISAREIAGAIVIGSALLVIDGRALRLLRRTA, encoded by the coding sequence ATGTCCCCGAACGATAACAGGATCGACGCGCGAGACTGGTCGCTGCTCGCGGTGCTCTCGGTTCTCTGGGGCGGATCGTTCTTCTTCAATGGCGCGGCGCTGCGGGAATTGCCGCCGTTGACGCTGGTATTCCTGCGCGTCGCGCTTGGGGCGGCCATTCTCCTGCCATTGCTCCGGATGCAGGGCATCGGGCTTCCCAAGGGAGTGACGGGCTGGAAGCCGTTCGTCGCCATCGGGCTGCTCAACAACGTCATCCCGTTCTCGCTGATCGTGCTCGGCCAGACCTTCATTCCGAGCGGACTGGCCTCGATCCTGAACGCGACCACGCCGCTCTTCACGGTGATGGTGATGGCGGCGGCCGGCGAAGAGGCCCTGCAGATGCGTCGGGTGGCCGGCGTGGCGCTCGGCCTCGCCGGCGTCATCATCCTGCGCGGATGGGGCATCGAAACGAGGCCGGGGCAGGGGCTCGGCATCCTGCTCTGCCTGGGCGGCGCGTTCAGCTATGGCTTTGCGGCGCTGGCCGCGCGGAGGCTACTGAAGGACGCGCCTCCGCTGGGAACGGCGACGTTTCAGCTGATGGCATCGACTGTGATGATGGCGGTCGTCGCCGGAGCTATGGAACAGCCGTGGCACCTTTCGATGCCGGGTCTCACGACCTGGCTCGCGGTGCTTGGCCTGGCCGCCCTATCTACGGCGCTCGCCTACATCGTCTTCTTTCAGATCATTCGGCGTTCGGGCGCGACCAACGTGATGCTGGTGACTCTGCTCATTCCCGTCACCGCCATCCTGCTGGGATGGCTGGTGCTGGGTGAGCCGATCTCCGCGCGCGAGATCGCGGGCGCCATCGTCATCGGTAGCGCATTGCTCGTGATCGACGGGCGCGCGCTGAGACTGCTGCGGCGCACCGCGTAA
- a CDS encoding ABC transporter substrate-binding protein encodes MPGRRESLAALAILAAGVLVTAPALAQKKYDPGATDTEVKIGNIMPYSGPASSYGVIGKTEAAYFRMINDQGGINGRKINFISYDDAYSPPKAIEQARKLVESDEVLLIFQPLGTPSNSAIMKYMNVKKVPQLFVASGGTKFGDPKNFPWTMGFQPNYQSEGRIYAKYIRDHFPNSKIAVFWQNDDAGKDQFKGLKDGLGDKAGMIIADKSYEVSDPSIDSQIVALHDSGADIFFSWAAPKGSAQAIRKVGELGWKPKFFLANTATSVASVLKPAGLDYSKDIISTVYLKDPTDPTWDKDPAVVKWREFMDKYYLDGDKANANNIYGYVQAEAMAQVLKQCGDNLTRENVMKQATSLKNFHTDLMLPGIMVNTSTDDYFPIEQMQLMRFNGQAWELFGDVITGEVGHERSP; translated from the coding sequence ATGCCGGGTCGTCGCGAAAGCCTTGCTGCCCTCGCCATTCTTGCTGCCGGCGTGCTCGTCACGGCACCGGCTCTGGCGCAGAAGAAATACGATCCCGGCGCCACCGACACCGAAGTCAAGATCGGCAACATCATGCCCTATAGCGGGCCGGCGTCGTCTTATGGCGTGATCGGCAAGACCGAGGCCGCCTATTTCAGGATGATCAACGACCAGGGCGGCATCAACGGCCGCAAGATCAACTTCATCAGCTATGACGACGCCTATTCGCCGCCGAAGGCGATCGAGCAGGCGCGCAAGCTGGTCGAGAGCGACGAGGTGCTGCTGATCTTCCAGCCGCTCGGCACGCCCTCGAACTCGGCGATCATGAAATACATGAACGTCAAGAAGGTGCCGCAGCTCTTCGTCGCCTCCGGCGGTACCAAGTTCGGGGACCCCAAGAATTTCCCGTGGACCATGGGTTTCCAGCCGAACTACCAGAGCGAGGGGCGGATCTACGCAAAGTATATCCGCGATCATTTCCCCAACAGCAAGATCGCCGTGTTCTGGCAGAACGACGACGCCGGCAAGGACCAGTTCAAGGGCCTGAAGGACGGGCTCGGCGACAAGGCCGGCATGATCATCGCCGACAAGTCCTATGAGGTCAGCGATCCCTCGATCGACTCGCAGATCGTGGCGCTGCATGACTCGGGCGCCGACATTTTCTTCTCATGGGCCGCCCCGAAGGGATCGGCGCAGGCGATCCGGAAGGTCGGCGAGCTCGGCTGGAAACCAAAGTTCTTTCTCGCCAATACCGCGACCTCGGTCGCCTCGGTGCTCAAGCCCGCCGGGCTCGACTATTCCAAGGATATCATCTCGACCGTCTATCTGAAGGATCCGACCGACCCGACCTGGGACAAGGACCCGGCGGTGGTGAAGTGGCGCGAATTCATGGACAAATATTATCTCGATGGCGACAAGGCCAACGCCAACAACATCTACGGCTATGTGCAGGCCGAGGCGATGGCGCAGGTGTTGAAGCAGTGCGGTGACAATCTCACCCGTGAGAACGTGATGAAGCAGGCCACTAGCCTGAAGAATTTCCACACTGATCTGATGCTGCCAGGCATCATGGTCAACACCTCCACCGACGACTATTTCCCGATCGAGCAGATGCAGTTGATGCGCTTCAACGGGCAGGCCTGGGAGCTGTTCGGCGACGTCATCACCGGCGAGGTCGGCCACGAGCGGAGTCCGTAG